ACAAGACATTAAAGGCTAAAACTTAATAAACCAGGAATTTGTTGTTCAACTACAAACATGAAGCTGCTAATAAACTTGTCCAAATAAACAAAATAACAAGAAACAACTACACTTGTATCCCAAGCATTCGCGATTGCAGCATGCAACGTTCTCGACCTTTTGTTGGTCAAACTTTGACTTACCATAACGATCGATCTATGAATACCTCAAGCGTGGGAGACAACGATCGTGATTAAAATACAAGTTATACAATATACTACATCTTTTTTGTCTTGTTTTCTTCTACTGCAATACAACCTTATTTCAAGAAAGTACAAGTTGTTCAAGCAGCCGACTTTATAACAATGGACTAACGATTTCGGTTTTCTTGAACTGATCAGAGGGTGAGGACAAACGGTGGTGCATCCCTACGTGGTCCTGCCACAGTTCGATAGATGTAAACTTTATGAGCTTGGCTATCTTCACTATCTTCATCTTTCATAACTTCAACGTTTAACCGAGGCATCTCTTTAGCCAAAACCCGACACCCGTTCATTGTCAAATTACAAGCCGACATCCAAAGAGACCTCATTGATTCGTATTTGGTCAAACCCGAAAGCAATGCAGCGTTACCAAACGGGCAGTCTCGTATTTCAAGCTTCCTAAGTTTCGGGCAGCCGCCCAGTACTGATTTTAAGCCTAGATCACTACTTCCAGCAAAAGCAACCGAAAGTGTTTCCAAGTTTTTTGCGTATTTTCCGATATACTCGAAGGTCAAATCGGTCAAAAGACCAGAAACCGCGAGTCTTTGAAGGTTAGGGCAGGTTTTTACAACAGAACCGAAAGCTTCGTCCATGGGTTCGTGGGTTAGGTAATCGGGTTGACCCGGGTTCATAATACAGAGGCGAAAGTGGGTGAAACCGGGGCAGTTTTGGACGATAGTGGCTACAGCAGCGTTTGTCATTTGGTGACAAAAGTAGAGTACATAACGCAGTTTCGGGCAGCCACGAGAGACCGAAACGAAACCAGATTCGGTTACACCTGCAACTTCTTGGTCAAACGGGTCAGCTGGGAAGACTCGAAGTTCTTCAAGTAATGGGCAGGATGATCCAACAGCTTCTAAACCTCTATCACCAACAGTATCAAGTACCTATAGATTAACATATATGTTAACTTGGTTTACCAAAATACCCTTGTGATTCAAAAATGTACAACTCATGTTTCGCTTACGTTCATCTGTTGATTTATCTATAACTTTAAATATTCTAAAGACAAAATTACACGGCTCGTGCTTGTGGTTTGTAAGAAATCGCATTCCGAGTCCCTGAACTTCTTTTTTGGCACTCCGAATCCTAATGGTTTCTTTTTTCCCACGGCTTGTGACAGGGGGAACCTATGAAGGGTCAACCGGGGTTGCCTGCCCCCGCGCCTATTCAAATTATTTTCAGTGCAATTATGTGTTAAAGTTCAATATTTCGTGTATTTATATGTTAAAAGTCCACATTTTGCCCCTgatttcttgtttttttttttccaaattttTAACATTTCGCACCAGTCGGAAAAAATTTAAAGATCCACCACTAGGCTCGTCCCTCAGTCTGACTGAACTTAACAGAAAATTTTAACGATGGTTAGACGGAGGGACGAGCCGTGCAAAATATGAAACAATGAGGACTCAGAATGCCAAAAAATGCAATTTCATACAAACCACATGGACGAGCCGTGTAATTTTGTCTATTCTATATAGGAAATGCATGTTTACAGAGAAGGTATTTACCCAAAGGCGACGTAGACTTTTGCAATGACTGAGAAGCTTTGCTAGTTCAACGCTACGTAAAGTTGCATAACTCAGGTTTAAGAACGTGAGACTTGCACAGGCAGGATAAATAGCCGGTAGATAAAGTGAATTACTATCCCATAAACCCGAAATAGTAAGTAGATTTTTACAGTTTCCGAAAGTACTTTCAAGGTCTGTGACTGGACGGGTAACAAGTTCTTGCATGAAGGTTCCTGTACCGAGTTCAGTCAATTGCGGAGCCCGCAAAAGAAGCTTTTGCAATTGATCTAAGTTTATGTTTCGGTTGACTTTCAAAACCCTTAATGATTTGCACCTAGCAACGAGCTTTTCAAGTGCATCGAAGCTGACTTCGCTGTTTAAGCTCGCGAAATTGAGTACTTCTAATGAAGTTAAGTTTTCTGGGAAGCAACTTAACCAATCCCCACCAAGATCATCAATCCCGTTTTCTTGTATGTCTAGCTCTGTTAAGTTCCTACAAAAATATGAAGAGATCTTAAATAATCATTAAGTGataaaacacaaaatatttaatctATAGTGTTGTTCTTAAATAAGAATATCTAGAATTAAAAAGATCATAACCAGGCAAGCCAGAGAGATATATGCTAACAATATATAGTATTAAAAATTACATTCGGTTAACATTTCAAGTGTTATAATATAgcctccactttgagtttaaaagcTTTATAGATGTACATTTCAATTGGAACAAGAACACGAATCAACAAAGATATTGATTAGTTTAAGATTGAAAAAAAAAAGTGTCACGCCAATATGTTGCTTTCAACGAAGACAAAACGTCTACAAACTCTATGTATATTCAAAGATGTATATACAAGAAAGAACGTTTTAGCTAAACGAACGTTGTAACAGAAAGCTCGTTGTCATGGATATGAACTTTAATTAAGAGTAGGTGTCATATCCTAAACATATTCAATGTACCCGCGAAAAAGTTCACAGCCTATCCAAAATGGTCAAGAATGATAAGGCAGCTAATATTCACCTTAATTAGGACAAGATGTCATATCCTCAAAGTAATTAACCTATCGCCCAAAAAAAACTTTACAAACCATCCAAAATGGTCAAGAATGATGAGACAGCTAATATTATTCAGGTTACAGTTAACTAAGAGGATTACATATCCTAGCATCAAATGACACTGGAGGTCACAGAAAGATGAAGTTTTTTACAATCATTATTTATTGGGAAAGAGCGTTGATTACATGTTTTTTCATTCTAAGTTAGTAGGTAATTGATGAAAATTCAGGTCAATCAAAGGAAACTTTACTTGACAATTTTGTTTTCTCGTATATGTAAGCTTAGTAATGAATAATTATCTAACTACCAGATTACAAAAGTTCTTTATCCTTCCAACCAAAAAGAGATCACGCCTACTTTAAATGTAAAAATCACTTGTAAGAAGCTAATACGAACCATTATGTAGGATGAAGACGGGGTGAGCTATTAAGCAAACTATTATGTACTTGTATATAGTCAAATCAAGTTTGAGTTAAATGTACCACATACAAATATGTCTGTAGAAGATGACATAAAGAACATGGCAACCATTAATGTTCAAAGACAATTCATGTGTCACATCAGGAAAGCAACAAAATTTGGCAAAGAAAAACAAATCGTAAAGTACTACCACTTCTTTTCCACTATACACCGTTTATCTAAATGCTCACAtaataaaacgaaaaaaaaaaaaaaaaaaatttaaactataACAAAGAAGATAGACCGATTAAAAAGAAGTTACTCCTAGACATAATTTTAGGCACAAAGCATATCCAAATATCTAAAAGCCATCCCTCATTAATTGTATTAGCCAAACTAAACGTAAACACATGATCTTTTCCCACCCAAATCATCAAAAAAATTTCCTTTTTTATTCGATTCAATCCCTATTTGTTAAACAGCTTAATCAACTGTTCATACTGATAAGTGACAAAGAAAAACTATTATAATACAAAGGATTTATTTCCCTGTGTGGCTTAGTTTAAAGATTCGCTTATATCCACTAATACATAAAGAAACAATTTTCATTAATAGCAACATTAGTCATTTCATTTCAATATAACTATTTTTAGAAACAATAAAGGAATGATCAATGATCTAATCATCCATTTCCAGTAGTTAGATACTTGAACGGTATCCAATTATTAGCGTACGGACAAATTCGACATAAACTACACTCAGCATCGTAAAATATTAATTTCCACGAATAAACACTTGATCCACATTTCTGAAATTATCCAACAATTAAATCCAATCACATCTAAATCATTTCACATTTTCATAGCAATAAACTGAGCCTGCACATACTCAGACATTAACAATTAACATCTTAGTATCAAATCACAATAATTCAAGTGATGAAACTTTAAAACTATATACTCCGTAAAACATAAGATCAAATCATACCTGCAATGAGTAGCAATCGCTTTTAATCCATCAGTACTAAATCCATCACAACTTAATAACGACAACTTCTTAAATTCGCGAAAACTCGTCGCTAAAAACTGCAAACTCTCATCACTAACCGCCATTCGTTTCAACCTCAATTCCTCTAAAAACGGATACGCTTTGGCTAACACACTCAGCCACGGATACACGTCAGCTCCCCAATCTTCCGGTACCAAATTAAAATCCGAAAACCTAGGTTTACCTTTCAATGTCACACTCCGGATCTTCGGAAACCTTCCGGCAACAATCTCCGGCGAAACAGAGTAACAATTTCCGATGAACACGTGGCGTCTGCTCCATCGCTCAGCGTTGTACCAATCCTTACAAACTAGTGATACTGAGCTACGATCCTTGTGTGAGTTGATTAATGATAGTACTGGTTCGAGTACTTCGTCCGGGAACGGAATCGCCGGAGCGGAAGATGATTCCGGTGATTGTGCATCTGGATCGATCAGATCAACTGTTTTGGTACGCTTTTGATGCATAATTTGCTGCAAAATTGAAAAGAGGAAGTTAATGAGAATGATTTTGGAGATGAAGATTGAATAATTAGGGGGAAAAGGTAAACGGAAATCGTACGTATTTTGGAGATTGGGATTTACATAATGAttatgaaaaaaatataaaaaaataaatcaaaataaaattatttatttatgtaactCAATAATGGAAGTCTCTTTGTTTCTTTCTCAGAAAAGAAGCAAACTAGCAGCTTTTAGAGAGTCATGTAAATATATGTACATTATAGGTCCTTCAACTATAAATAGTTTACATTTTGTATCTCAGATATTTAAAgtatacagtttttttttttttttttttaatggtttTTTAAGTTAAACATGCCTTTAACATCGAGACACTTCGCCCCGATGACGTTAAAGGTTGGCGTTAAAAAACACCGTTGGAACACAAACACTAAGTTAATGGATTGAATTTTACGATCGTTCGTAAATTCGACTTAGAGATAAGACCTTCTTTATCACGTGTACTCACTAACAAATTTGAACCAACACGTCGGCAGCATGCCTCTAGCGCGACGTGTTGTGGGCGTTTGAAGTTGGCATGCTGGCTGCAGGCATGGGAGTAGTTGATAGCGGGGTGGCTGTTTCGGGCAACATGGCTCACTTGGCTGGGTGTTTTCTCGACCGTTTAAGTCAAACAAATAGACACAAACACTTcactcaaaattaaaattaaaattcatagtaataattagtaaatataaatttaTACAATTTGATCTATAAAATACACTTCACTCAAAATATTTTTTATACAATCTCATCCATTTTTTCTCCGACTAATCATTCTTGAATTGTTTTTTAATCAACACTTAACAATGACAAACTCAAACTCGAACGAATGGTCGTTTTATAGTAACATTTTAGGTGGCGAAGCGACAACTCCCAGCTCGTCATCTTCAAAACAATCGCGAACTTCACTTGATTTTGTCGGTTATATGCAAAGCGCGTTCGGTATGAGCCAACAAGAATTCAACAACATCTACAACACTTTCAACGACTACAGATAATTCAAGAATCACTCGGGTTAAAATCACAAAGACttttcaacaaactcaaaatgcGTTCAACATGATCCAACAAGAAAATCAACAAGAAAAGCAACAAGAAATGAAACAAGAAACCGAACAACAAGCTGGCGGTTCGAGGAGAAGAGGAAGTCACCAACGAAAAGACAAAGAAAAAGCACGTGAACCGTGCAAAAAATAATATAACACCCCAAATCTagatgtattttattttattaagagtACATTTCATGAAAGTTTAACTTGTTTATGTAATTGTTTTGCACGATGTTACAGTtttaagcataacttgatcatacAGACTCTGTTTTAGGTGTTTCAAAAGCCCAAACGTGCATCTCTTAATGGGCTATGATATGGCCGAAActaacggttttatttatgcggtgtcgttaggtcacaaaatGTCAGAATCGGTTACCAAAagtgagtaatggttttattatttatatttagctgagtttcctagctatagttcacctacttgtctttcttttaacgagtaagtggtaaatataactcaggttcgtatttttatatgtttcctcagtaacgtgggataaaagtgcctaaacagttaaccctagtgacaagtggtgaatgattaagattaactaaaagtaatacaaactataaagataaaaatgGATAGGTAGGAAGAATAGAATACTGATGgggaactatcacaagagtttaacttcctagaataaacactaaacctcaatcaactaggctatgaacctaattgacttgtcactaagagtttaggctttgaagattctggctaagacggatatccctactcccaacgttaaccttggaAGGTTTAAATGAACTTATGGATAGAAtcttaggtacatgaataaagtggtatatccttaaaggaaaatctcagcttttcttaatcctatttGGTCTAACTACGATAATATTTTACTACTTAATACTaagttatgccttaacattaacagatgtgcaatcttagatattctaaggtactgctaattgaattagaggtctctcctttgcaatcacttactcaaccccggatcatcttacaacatctcaagaacattgcttttgacgagaatcatgcttttgagcaagctagtgttcacttAACTCTATGTTgcttactctaatcacaacctaaatgggcagctcttctctaACGAATAAATGatcattcgtacgtaggtactatatccctattgtgacgttaagtacacataactacttaccttgtatcctagggttgatcaggtcctaatactaggttatagccatgatatggccaaaacggacggttttattttcgcggtgtcattaggccgcgtcacgtcagaatcagctaccacgagggcgagtagtgggttgttttatcatttatatttagctggggttccaagctataactcacctacttgtcttccttttaacgagtaagtggtaaatataactcaggtacgtatttttgtatgtttgttcagtaatgtgggacaaaagtgcctatatagttaaccctagtgacaagaggtgatagatttaagattaactagataaaatagtaattaggcaataaaagtaaagatatgtatgaagaatagaattctgaaggggaattatcgcaagagtttaacttctTAGGATAaatactaaacctcaatcaactgggctgtaaacctaactgatttgtcactaagagtttaggctttgaagattctagctaagacaggtatccctactcccaacgttaacctgaaaggtttgaacgaccttatggatggaatcctaggtacatgaacaaagtggtttacccaataaaggaacgtctcagcttttcttaatcctagttggtctgactaaagcaatatcctaccactaaatcactatgctatgcctcaacattaacagatgtgcaatcttagatatcataaggtactgctaattgggatagaagtctctcctttgcgatcacttattcaaccccggatcatcttacaacatctcaagaacattgcttctgacgcgaatcatgcttctgagtaagctagtgttcactgaactctctattaccaactctaaccacaatctaaatgggcagctcttctatgatgaataaatgattgttcatacgtaggtactatatccctattgtaacgttaagcacacataactacttaccttgtatcctagggttgatcaggtcctaatacttaggttatagccacgtgaataagcggaaagggtgatccgtaaattaaacctctaaaccgtcaaggtttcagcataacaatatgataagttttAGATAAGACATTCAACAcgtaataaacaattgtaacagatagataatcatgcaagatgaaagcaactcaagataataactttattaaattaaggaaatcgttcaccgtttacagacgagatctggaccattacaagtgctgacaacctctagcccgctcctattacaatcttcggcgttcgcctccgggtacttaatttcccgctcggaggtgagaaggccttgaaagctctagtgggagaaagtgtattgtagtgagagagtgaagagaggtgtgtgttggaatgaatgacaaagaccctttaaatagacttgaaaattgccaaatacgcctggcaggccgtatggcaggccgtatttggcaggccgtattgctggcaggccgtttggtggctcgtgtggtggcacgtatctggcaggcggtttccatactggcaggccgtatggcagcccgtatggcagcccgtatgccttgctggtcagccttgatttcctggatcgtaacttgatttcttgtctttcaccgttttcgctctagaatcttcgttttagccccgtttctcttgattctttttgcatcgtctttgtatttactttgcctacaagtttaaccgaaaaagagattattttgccgacaaaactttgaactttatgcttttgggactcaatatcgggggtaaaacgtgactttttagccgatatcaaatatcccacacttagactttgcttgtcctcaagcaaacttccgaACTTAAAATAGTGAGGACTTTAATTCGTAGTGATCAAGCTGTTTTGTTCCGCAAGATGAAAGGGCAGAAACTTGGTTTTTATTCTTTTTACTATTCTCGAAtctttttccgcaagcatgagaggaggttacataactgaggctatctcactcgggtcactcatttcactaaagtgtttagggtgtcctatagttctaagaaatgaagtcactcttagccagtcatgcttacattcttcgtcataggcttgatcaagactcaaatctccatcacttatttgcgagaattttcgGTTATCGACTCAGCTTGACTTTGTGAAGAGATGGGGGTTTCAAAAGTTTCTAGAATGCGAAGGGTTTTTGATAGAAAGGAGTTACTTTTTCGAAAGATTGATTTCGGCGATCCCTTCAGTTTTTGTCAGGAATTTCTTGG
This genomic stretch from Rutidosis leptorrhynchoides isolate AG116_Rl617_1_P2 chromosome 11, CSIRO_AGI_Rlap_v1, whole genome shotgun sequence harbors:
- the LOC139876409 gene encoding transport inhibitor response 1-like protein Os04g0395600, with translation MHQKRTKTVDLIDPDAQSPESSSAPAIPFPDEVLEPVLSLINSHKDRSSVSLVCKDWYNAERWSRRHVFIGNCYSVSPEIVAGRFPKIRSVTLKGKPRFSDFNLVPEDWGADVYPWLSVLAKAYPFLEELRLKRMAVSDESLQFLATSFREFKKLSLLSCDGFSTDGLKAIATHCRNLTELDIQENGIDDLGGDWLSCFPENLTSLEVLNFASLNSEVSFDALEKLVARCKSLRVLKVNRNINLDQLQKLLLRAPQLTELGTGTFMQELVTRPVTDLESTFGNCKNLLTISGLWDSNSLYLPAIYPACASLTFLNLSYATLRSVELAKLLSHCKSLRRLWVLDTVGDRGLEAVGSSCPLLEELRVFPADPFDQEVAGVTESGFVSVSRGCPKLRYVLYFCHQMTNAAVATIVQNCPGFTHFRLCIMNPGQPDYLTHEPMDEAFGSVVKTCPNLQRLAVSGLLTDLTFEYIGKYAKNLETLSVAFAGSSDLGLKSVLGGCPKLRKLEIRDCPFGNAALLSGLTKYESMRSLWMSACNLTMNGCRVLAKEMPRLNVEVMKDEDSEDSQAHKVYIYRTVAGPRRDAPPFVLTL